A stretch of the Streptomyces sp. NBC_00078 genome encodes the following:
- the groL gene encoding chaperonin GroEL (60 kDa chaperone family; promotes refolding of misfolded polypeptides especially under stressful conditions; forms two stacked rings of heptamers to form a barrel-shaped 14mer; ends can be capped by GroES; misfolded proteins enter the barrel where they are refolded when GroES binds), whose translation MAKIIAFDEEARRGLERGMNQLADAVKVTLGPKGRNVVLEKKWGAPTITNDGVSIAKEIELEDPYEKIGAELVKEVAKKTDDVAGDGTTTATVLAQALVKEGLRNVAAGANPMALKRGIEKAVEAVSGALLEQAKDVETKEQIASTASISAADTQIGELIAEAMDKVGKEGVITVEESQTFGLELELTEGMRFDKGYISAYFATDMERMESSLDDPYILIANSKIGSVKDLLPLLEKVMQSGKPLLIIAEDVEGEALSTLVVNKIRGTFKSVAVKAPGFGDRRKAMLNDIAILTGGEVISEEVGLKLENTSLDLLGRARKVVITKDETTIVDGAGSTEQVQGRVNQIRAEIENSDSDYDREKLQERLAKLAGGVAVIKAGAATEVELKERKHRIEDAVRNAKAAVEEGIVAGGGVALIQASSVFEKLDLEGDEATGANAVRIALEAPLKQIAVNAGLEGGVVVEKVRNLTPGHGLNAATGEYVDLIKEGIIDPAKVTRSALQNAASIAALFLTTEAVIADKPEKAAAPAGGGMPGGDMDF comes from the coding sequence ATGGCCAAGATCATCGCGTTCGACGAGGAGGCGCGGCGCGGCCTCGAGCGCGGCATGAACCAGCTCGCGGACGCCGTGAAGGTGACGCTCGGCCCCAAGGGCCGCAACGTCGTCCTCGAGAAGAAGTGGGGCGCCCCCACGATCACCAACGATGGTGTCTCCATCGCCAAGGAGATCGAGCTCGAGGACCCGTACGAGAAGATCGGCGCCGAGCTGGTCAAGGAAGTCGCCAAGAAGACGGACGACGTCGCCGGTGACGGTACGACCACCGCGACCGTTCTCGCCCAGGCCCTCGTCAAGGAAGGCCTTCGCAACGTAGCCGCCGGCGCCAACCCGATGGCCCTCAAGCGCGGTATCGAGAAGGCCGTCGAGGCCGTCTCCGGTGCCCTCCTTGAGCAGGCCAAGGACGTGGAGACCAAGGAGCAGATCGCTTCGACGGCCTCCATCTCCGCCGCCGACACCCAGATCGGCGAGCTCATCGCCGAGGCGATGGACAAGGTCGGCAAGGAAGGCGTCATCACCGTCGAGGAGTCCCAGACCTTCGGTCTGGAGCTGGAGCTCACCGAGGGTATGCGCTTCGACAAGGGCTACATCTCGGCGTACTTCGCCACCGACATGGAGCGTATGGAGTCGTCGCTCGACGACCCGTACATCCTGATCGCCAACTCCAAGATCGGCTCCGTCAAGGACCTGCTCCCGCTCCTGGAGAAGGTCATGCAGTCGGGCAAGCCGCTGCTGATCATCGCCGAGGACGTCGAGGGCGAGGCCCTGTCGACCCTGGTCGTCAACAAGATCCGCGGCACCTTCAAGTCCGTCGCCGTCAAGGCCCCGGGCTTCGGTGACCGCCGCAAGGCGATGCTGAACGACATCGCCATCCTCACCGGTGGCGAGGTCATCTCCGAGGAGGTCGGTCTCAAGCTCGAGAACACCTCCCTCGACCTGCTGGGCCGCGCCCGCAAGGTGGTCATCACCAAGGACGAGACCACCATCGTCGACGGCGCCGGCTCCACGGAGCAGGTGCAGGGCCGGGTCAACCAGATCCGCGCCGAGATCGAGAACAGCGACTCGGACTACGACCGCGAGAAGCTGCAGGAGCGCCTGGCGAAGCTCGCCGGCGGTGTCGCGGTCATCAAGGCCGGTGCCGCCACCGAGGTGGAGCTCAAGGAGCGCAAGCACCGCATCGAGGACGCCGTCCGCAACGCCAAGGCCGCCGTCGAGGAGGGCATCGTCGCCGGTGGTGGCGTCGCGCTCATCCAGGCGTCCAGCGTCTTCGAGAAGCTGGACCTCGAAGGTGACGAGGCGACCGGCGCCAACGCCGTGCGCATCGCGCTTGAGGCCCCGCTGAAGCAGATCGCCGTCAACGCCGGCCTCGAGGGCGGTGTCGTGGTGGAGAAGGTGCGCAACCTGACCCCGGGCCACGGCCTGAACGCCGCGACCGGCGAGTACGTCGACCTGATCAAGGAAGGCATCATCGACCCGGCGAAGGTCACGCGCTCTGCCCTGCAGAACGCCGCCTCCATCGCCGCGCTCTTCCTCACCACCGAGGCCGTCATCGCCGACAAGCCGGAGAAGGCCGCCGCGCCTGCCGGCGGCGGCATGCCGGGCGGTGACATGGACTTCTGA
- a CDS encoding cold-shock protein — translation MAQGTVKWFNAEKGYGFIAVDGGADVFVHYSAIQMDGYRTLEEGQRVDFEISQGQKGPQADMVRLAAG, via the coding sequence ATGGCTCAGGGCACCGTCAAGTGGTTCAACGCGGAGAAGGGGTACGGCTTCATCGCGGTCGACGGTGGTGCGGATGTTTTCGTCCACTACAGTGCGATTCAGATGGACGGCTACCGCACCCTGGAAGAGGGTCAGCGGGTCGATTTCGAGATCTCGCAAGGCCAGAAGGGGCCGCAGGCGGACATGGTCCGGCTGGCGGCCGGCTGA
- a CDS encoding MoaD/ThiS family protein, whose translation MSVSVRIPTILRTYTGGQAEVAAEGGTLGEVIADLEKKHTGIAARVLDDQGKLRRFVNVYVNDDDVRFEQGLETATPDGAGVSIIPAVAGG comes from the coding sequence ATGAGCGTTTCCGTCCGCATCCCCACCATCCTGCGCACCTACACCGGGGGCCAGGCCGAGGTCGCCGCCGAAGGGGGCACCCTCGGCGAGGTCATCGCCGACCTGGAGAAGAAGCACACGGGTATCGCCGCGCGCGTTCTCGACGACCAGGGCAAGCTGCGCCGCTTCGTCAACGTGTACGTGAACGACGACGACGTGCGCTTCGAGCAGGGGCTGGAGACGGCGACCCCGGACGGTGCCGGTGTCTCGATCATCCCGGCCGTCGCCGGAGGCTGA
- the thrC gene encoding threonine synthase, with protein MAAQTVASTTNTVDLGPAAALSCRECGHRVPLGPVFACEECFGPLEIAYDFSAYDTEELRKQIEAGPANIWRYAPLLPVPADVADKPNINPGWTKLVKADNLARELGVDAGKLFVKDDSGNPTHSFKDRVVAQAIEAARAFGFTTLSCSSTGNLAGAVGAAAARAGFRSCVFIPHDLEQGKVVMAAVYGGELVGIEGNYDDVNRFCSELIGDPAGEGWGFVNVNLRPYYAEGSKTLAYEICEQLGWQLPDQLVVPIASGSQLTKIDKGLQELIRLGLVEDKPYKIFGAQAEGCSPVSVAYKAGHDVVRPQKPNTIAKSLAIGNPADGPYVLDIARRTGGAVEDVNDEQVVDAIRLLAQTEGIFAETAGGVTVGVTKKLIENGLLDPALTTVVLNTGDGLKTLDAVAGTGLTATIRPNLESFRDAGLV; from the coding sequence ATGGCTGCGCAGACTGTTGCAAGCACCACGAACACCGTCGATCTGGGTCCCGCCGCGGCTCTCTCATGCCGAGAGTGCGGTCACCGCGTACCCCTCGGTCCGGTCTTCGCCTGCGAGGAGTGTTTCGGCCCGCTCGAGATCGCGTACGACTTCTCGGCCTACGACACCGAGGAGCTCCGCAAGCAGATCGAGGCGGGTCCCGCGAACATCTGGCGCTATGCGCCGCTGCTGCCCGTCCCCGCGGACGTGGCGGACAAGCCGAACATCAACCCCGGCTGGACCAAGCTCGTCAAGGCCGACAACCTGGCGCGTGAGCTGGGCGTCGACGCCGGCAAGCTCTTCGTGAAGGACGACTCCGGCAACCCGACGCACTCCTTCAAGGACCGCGTCGTCGCGCAGGCCATCGAGGCCGCGCGCGCCTTCGGCTTCACCACCCTCTCCTGCTCCTCCACCGGCAACCTCGCCGGTGCGGTGGGTGCCGCCGCCGCCCGCGCCGGCTTCCGCTCCTGCGTCTTCATCCCGCACGACCTGGAGCAGGGCAAGGTCGTCATGGCCGCGGTCTACGGCGGCGAGCTCGTCGGCATCGAGGGCAACTACGACGACGTGAACCGCTTCTGCTCCGAGCTGATCGGCGACCCGGCCGGCGAGGGCTGGGGCTTCGTCAACGTCAACCTGCGGCCGTACTACGCCGAGGGCTCCAAGACCCTGGCGTACGAGATCTGCGAGCAGCTCGGCTGGCAGCTCCCGGACCAGCTGGTCGTCCCGATCGCCTCCGGCTCCCAGCTCACGAAGATCGACAAGGGTCTGCAGGAACTGATCAGGCTCGGGCTCGTCGAGGACAAGCCGTACAAGATCTTCGGTGCGCAGGCCGAGGGCTGCTCGCCGGTGTCGGTCGCGTACAAGGCGGGCCACGACGTCGTGCGGCCGCAGAAGCCGAACACCATCGCCAAGTCCCTGGCGATCGGCAACCCGGCGGACGGCCCCTACGTTCTCGACATCGCCCGCCGCACCGGCGGTGCGGTGGAGGACGTCAACGACGAGCAGGTCGTCGACGCGATCCGGCTGCTCGCCCAGACCGAGGGCATCTTCGCGGAGACCGCCGGCGGGGTGACCGTCGGTGTGACGAAGAAGCTGATCGAGAACGGTCTGCTGGACCCGGCCCTGACGACGGTCGTCCTGAACACCGGTGACGGCCTCAAGACGCTGGACGCGGTGGCCGGCACGGGGCTGACCGCGACGATTCGTCCCAACCTGGAGTCGTTCCGCGACGCTGGGCTCGTGTAG
- a CDS encoding glucosyl-3-phosphoglycerate synthase, whose translation MLEEVERWLSTRSWSLTDRPLHQILAAKQRTGQSVSVVLPALNEEETVGDIVAVIRHDLMQQVPLVDEIVVVDSGSTDRTSEVAAAAGARVVHRDDILPRLPAVPGKGEVLWRSLLVTSGDIVCFIDADLKEFSSDFVYGIVGPLLTHPGIDLVKGMYDRPLGGAAGQGGRVTELMARPLLNMHWPQLAGFVQPLGGEYAARRSLLEQLPFPVGYGVELGMLIDALHLVGLDALAQVDVGVRKHRHQDGQALGRMSAAIYRTAQLRLARGHLIRPSLTQFERGEDGFEPRTYSVDTEERPPMLEIAEYATRKVA comes from the coding sequence GTGCTGGAAGAAGTCGAGCGCTGGCTGAGCACCCGCTCCTGGTCCCTCACCGATCGCCCGCTGCACCAGATTCTCGCCGCGAAACAGCGCACGGGCCAGTCGGTCAGTGTCGTGCTGCCCGCGCTCAACGAGGAGGAGACGGTCGGCGACATCGTCGCGGTCATCCGTCACGACCTCATGCAGCAGGTCCCGCTCGTCGACGAGATCGTGGTCGTCGACTCCGGGTCCACCGACCGCACCTCCGAGGTCGCCGCGGCGGCCGGGGCCAGGGTCGTGCACCGCGACGACATCCTGCCCCGCCTCCCGGCCGTCCCCGGCAAGGGTGAGGTGCTGTGGCGTTCGCTGCTCGTCACGAGCGGGGACATCGTCTGCTTCATCGACGCCGACCTGAAGGAGTTCTCCTCCGACTTCGTCTACGGGATCGTCGGCCCGCTGCTCACCCACCCCGGGATCGACCTGGTCAAGGGCATGTACGACCGCCCTCTGGGAGGCGCGGCAGGCCAGGGCGGCCGGGTCACCGAACTCATGGCGCGCCCGCTGCTGAACATGCACTGGCCGCAGCTGGCCGGCTTCGTGCAGCCGCTCGGCGGCGAGTACGCGGCCCGCCGCAGCCTGCTGGAACAGCTCCCCTTCCCCGTCGGGTACGGCGTCGAGCTGGGCATGCTGATCGACGCCCTGCATCTGGTGGGCCTCGACGCGCTCGCCCAGGTGGATGTCGGTGTGCGCAAGCACCGGCACCAGGACGGGCAGGCGCTCGGCAGGATGTCCGCCGCGATCTACCGCACGGCCCAGCTGCGACTGGCCCGCGGTCACCTGATCCGGCCGTCGTTGACCCAGTTCGAGCGGGGCGAGGACGGTTTCGAGCCGCGCACCTACTCCGTGGACACGGAGGAACGGCCGCCGATGCTGGAGATCGCCGAGTACGCGACGCGCAAGGTCGCCTGA
- a CDS encoding trehalose-6-phosphate synthase: MASTQGAAHQVLVASNRGPVSYEVREDGSLLAKRGGGGLVSGLSAIGPDADALWVCSALTDGDREAVRRGEGEAGVRMLAVPADVHADAYNGIANSVLWFVHHMLYQTPLEPVFDAEFRRQWASYETYNRAFAEALAQEAAEGAAVLVQDYHLCLVPGMLRQLRPDLRIGHFSHTPWAPVDYFRMLPDDIAEQLLRGMLGADRLGFLTRRWAEAFTACTELVGGLGGTRIGVHGLGADADFLRQRSHEADVDERMAALRAQIGAGRKAIVRVDRTELSKNIVRGLLAYRHLLDVRPEWRERVVHVAFAYPSRQDLAVYRDYTADVQRLADEINSHYGTPGWTPVVLHVEDDFARSLAAYRLADVALVNPVRDGMNLVAKEMPVVSDEGCTLVLSREAGAHEELAEDALTVNPYDVIGTADALHAALCLPAAERAERTKRLAAAATALPPAQWFLDQLEALRG; the protein is encoded by the coding sequence ATGGCTTCCACGCAGGGCGCTGCTCATCAGGTTCTGGTCGCCTCCAACCGCGGCCCGGTCTCGTACGAAGTGCGGGAGGACGGCTCGCTGCTCGCCAAGCGCGGCGGCGGCGGGCTGGTCTCCGGTCTGTCCGCGATCGGGCCGGACGCGGACGCCCTGTGGGTGTGCTCGGCGCTGACCGACGGCGACCGGGAGGCGGTACGGCGCGGGGAGGGCGAGGCCGGCGTGCGGATGCTCGCCGTCCCGGCTGACGTGCACGCCGACGCGTACAACGGCATCGCGAACTCGGTCCTCTGGTTCGTCCACCACATGCTGTACCAGACCCCGCTGGAGCCGGTCTTCGACGCGGAGTTCCGGCGGCAGTGGGCCTCGTACGAGACCTACAACCGGGCCTTCGCCGAGGCACTGGCCCAGGAGGCGGCCGAGGGGGCCGCGGTCCTCGTGCAGGACTATCACCTGTGTCTGGTGCCGGGGATGCTGCGTCAACTGCGGCCGGACCTCAGGATCGGACACTTCTCGCACACGCCGTGGGCTCCGGTGGACTACTTCCGGATGCTGCCGGACGACATCGCCGAGCAGCTACTGCGCGGCATGCTTGGCGCCGACCGGCTGGGTTTCCTGACCCGGCGCTGGGCGGAGGCGTTCACGGCGTGTACGGAACTGGTGGGCGGGCTCGGCGGTACGCGGATCGGGGTGCACGGGCTGGGCGCGGACGCCGACTTCCTGCGGCAGCGGTCGCACGAGGCGGACGTCGACGAACGGATGGCCGCGCTGCGGGCGCAGATCGGTGCGGGCCGCAAGGCGATCGTGCGGGTCGACCGCACCGAACTGTCGAAGAACATCGTGCGCGGGCTGCTGGCCTACCGGCACCTCCTCGACGTCCGTCCCGAGTGGCGCGAGCGGGTGGTGCATGTCGCCTTCGCGTACCCCTCCCGCCAGGACCTGGCGGTCTACCGGGACTACACGGCCGACGTGCAGCGCCTGGCGGACGAGATCAACTCCCACTACGGCACGCCCGGTTGGACCCCGGTGGTGCTGCACGTCGAGGACGACTTCGCGCGCTCCCTGGCCGCCTACCGACTGGCGGACGTGGCCCTCGTCAACCCGGTCCGCGACGGCATGAACCTGGTCGCCAAGGAGATGCCGGTCGTCTCGGACGAGGGCTGCACGCTGGTGCTGTCGCGGGAGGCGGGGGCCCACGAGGAGCTGGCCGAGGACGCGCTGACGGTGAACCCGTACGACGTGATCGGCACGGCGGACGCCCTGCACGCCGCGTTGTGCCTGCCGGCGGCTGAGCGGGCCGAGCGGACGAAACGGCTGGCTGCCGCGGCTACGGCGTTGCCGCCTGCCCAGTGGTTTCTTGATCAGCTGGAGGCCTTGCGGGGCTGA
- the otsB gene encoding trehalose-phosphatase, whose protein sequence is MGTHTDTDSTHSMDPLPTPATQAGRDGLAAILAHPGKTVVGLDFDGTLAPIVPDPEQARAHPEAVPALAALAPKIASVAVVTGRPAGVAVRHGGFAGVAGLEHLVVLGHYGAERWDAVSGNVSAPAPHPGVAAVRAELPGFLDRIGAWQGTWIEEKGRAVAVHTRRAADPQAAFEALRAPLTDLAGRHGLIVEPGRLVLELRPPGMDKGVALLEYVREIGASAVLYGGDDLGDLPAFAAVEKLRSDGVPGLLVCSGSEEVAELRERADVVVDGPQGVVRLLRGLADRIFSPSGV, encoded by the coding sequence ATGGGCACCCATACGGATACGGACTCGACGCACTCCATGGACCCCCTGCCGACGCCCGCCACACAGGCGGGCCGCGACGGGCTGGCCGCGATTCTCGCGCACCCGGGGAAGACGGTGGTCGGCCTCGACTTCGACGGCACCCTCGCCCCGATCGTGCCGGACCCCGAGCAGGCCCGCGCCCACCCGGAGGCGGTGCCCGCGCTCGCCGCCCTCGCCCCGAAGATCGCCTCTGTGGCGGTGGTCACCGGCCGCCCGGCCGGCGTCGCCGTACGGCACGGCGGCTTCGCGGGCGTGGCGGGCCTGGAGCACCTGGTCGTCCTCGGCCACTACGGCGCCGAACGCTGGGACGCGGTGAGCGGCAACGTCAGCGCGCCCGCCCCCCACCCCGGCGTCGCCGCCGTCCGCGCCGAACTCCCCGGTTTCCTGGACCGTATCGGCGCGTGGCAGGGCACGTGGATCGAGGAGAAGGGCCGCGCCGTCGCGGTCCACACCCGCCGCGCCGCCGACCCCCAGGCCGCCTTCGAGGCGCTGCGCGCACCCCTCACCGACCTCGCCGGCCGCCACGGCCTGATCGTGGAGCCCGGCCGGCTGGTCCTGGAACTGCGCCCGCCGGGCATGGACAAGGGCGTGGCCCTGCTGGAGTACGTCCGCGAGATCGGCGCGTCCGCGGTCCTCTACGGCGGCGACGACCTCGGCGACCTCCCGGCCTTCGCGGCCGTCGAGAAACTGCGCTCCGACGGCGTCCCCGGCCTGCTGGTGTGCAGCGGCAGCGAGGAGGTGGCGGAGCTGCGGGAACGGGCGGACGTGGTGGTCGACGGTCCCCAGGGCGTCGTACGACTGCTGCGCGGACTGGCGGACCGAATTTTCAGCCCGTCAGGCGTTTGA
- a CDS encoding DUF3263 domain-containing protein yields MDQEPLGDREQNILALERRGFPGPGAKERAIREELGLAPVRYYQLLNALLDDERALAHDPVTVNRLRRVRETRRAER; encoded by the coding sequence ATGGACCAGGAACCGTTGGGCGACCGCGAGCAGAACATCCTCGCCCTCGAACGCCGGGGCTTTCCGGGCCCCGGCGCCAAGGAGCGGGCGATACGCGAGGAGCTGGGCCTGGCCCCCGTCCGCTACTACCAGCTGCTGAACGCCCTGCTGGACGACGAGCGGGCGCTCGCCCACGACCCGGTGACGGTGAACAGGTTGCGCAGGGTGCGGGAGACACGGCGAGCGGAACGCTGA
- a CDS encoding extracellular solute-binding protein: MTAVLGGCGLTGGSGDVTLKLIAADYGDSAANSSQKYWDRLVKEYESKHSGVKIEVSVYSWNDVDRKVKELVDAGKAPDMAQIGAYADYADKGLLYTADDLLSITTQADLASQLATAGQVKGVQYGMPFAASTRLLFYNKTLFRKAGLTPPKTWKQLAADAAALKDEGVTYPYALPLGPEEAQAETMQWLLSGGGGYTDAVGTYGIDSAQNVDTFTWLKDDLVDKGLTGPVAPGRLNRAAAFAAFAEGDVGMLNGHPSLMQIAAKRGVKFGMVPMPGRDGQHRTAMGVADWMMAFKKNGHAEQVGKFLDFVYSEKNVLDFSHEYDLLPATASASEAMSTDKRDADLKPFLDQLPLSELYPVGNTSWADVAAAVKKHIGQAVAPGGNPAATLAQLQATASRAENAD; this comes from the coding sequence ATGACGGCGGTCCTCGGCGGCTGCGGCCTCACCGGCGGTTCGGGTGACGTCACCCTGAAGCTGATCGCCGCGGACTACGGCGACTCCGCCGCCAACAGCTCCCAGAAGTACTGGGACAGGCTGGTGAAGGAGTACGAGAGCAAGCACTCCGGTGTGAAGATCGAGGTCAGCGTCTACTCCTGGAACGACGTCGACCGCAAGGTCAAGGAGCTGGTCGACGCCGGCAAGGCGCCCGACATGGCGCAGATCGGCGCGTACGCCGACTACGCCGACAAGGGCCTGCTCTACACGGCCGACGACCTGCTCTCCATCACCACCCAGGCCGACCTCGCCTCCCAGCTGGCCACCGCGGGCCAGGTGAAGGGCGTGCAGTACGGGATGCCGTTCGCCGCCTCCACGCGCCTGCTCTTCTACAACAAGACCCTCTTCCGGAAGGCCGGCCTCACCCCGCCGAAGACCTGGAAGCAGCTGGCCGCCGACGCCGCGGCGCTCAAGGACGAGGGCGTGACGTACCCGTACGCGCTGCCGCTCGGCCCGGAGGAGGCGCAGGCCGAGACGATGCAGTGGCTGCTGAGCGGCGGCGGTGGCTACACCGACGCCGTCGGCACGTACGGCATCGACTCCGCGCAGAACGTCGACACCTTCACCTGGCTCAAGGACGACCTGGTCGACAAGGGTCTGACCGGTCCTGTCGCGCCCGGCAGGCTGAACCGTGCCGCCGCCTTCGCCGCCTTCGCGGAGGGGGACGTCGGCATGCTCAACGGCCACCCCTCGCTGATGCAGATCGCCGCGAAGCGGGGTGTGAAGTTCGGCATGGTGCCGATGCCCGGCAGGGACGGCCAGCACAGGACCGCGATGGGCGTCGCCGACTGGATGATGGCGTTCAAGAAGAACGGCCACGCGGAACAGGTCGGCAAGTTCCTCGACTTCGTCTACAGCGAGAAGAACGTGCTCGACTTTTCCCACGAGTACGACCTGCTGCCGGCCACCGCGTCCGCCTCCGAGGCCATGAGCACGGACAAGCGGGACGCCGACCTCAAGCCGTTCCTGGACCAGCTGCCACTGTCCGAGCTCTACCCGGTCGGCAACACCTCCTGGGCCGACGTCGCCGCGGCGGTCAAGAAGCACATAGGCCAGGCGGTCGCCCCCGGCGGCAACCCGGCCGCCACCCTCGCACAGCTCCAGGCGACGGCTTCCCGGGCGGAGAACGCGGACTAG
- a CDS encoding ROK family protein, with the protein MRHVIALDVGGTGMKAALFAADTVLSGGGNDQRLPPRAPGPPVLLHQARRATGRERGPDAVVESILDFAAELSALGAERFGEPASAAGVAVPGIVDADRGIAAYAANLGWRDVPLRDLLATKLGIPVALGHDVRTGGLAEGRIGAGKGADRFLFVPLGTGIAGAIGIAGRVEAGAHGFAGEIGHIVVRPGGAPCPCGQVGCLERYASAAAVSAAWATASGDPDADAADCAKAVASGDPNAVRVWRSAVDALADGLVTALTLLDPRTLIIGGGLAEAGEILFTPLREAVQRRVTFQKLPQIVPAALGDTAGCLGAGLLAWDLLTTTDGMEVTA; encoded by the coding sequence GTGAGACATGTCATCGCCCTCGATGTGGGCGGCACCGGGATGAAGGCGGCGCTGTTCGCCGCCGACACCGTGCTTTCCGGGGGCGGCAACGATCAGCGGCTGCCCCCGCGAGCCCCCGGGCCACCCGTGCTGCTGCATCAGGCGCGCCGGGCGACCGGGCGCGAGCGCGGGCCGGACGCGGTCGTCGAGAGCATCCTCGACTTCGCCGCCGAGCTCAGCGCCCTGGGCGCCGAGCGGTTCGGCGAGCCCGCGTCCGCAGCCGGTGTCGCCGTCCCCGGCATCGTCGACGCCGACCGGGGCATCGCCGCCTACGCTGCCAACCTCGGCTGGCGCGACGTACCCCTGCGCGATCTGCTCGCCACGAAGCTGGGCATCCCCGTGGCCCTCGGCCACGACGTGCGCACCGGCGGCCTGGCCGAGGGCCGGATCGGCGCGGGCAAGGGCGCCGACCGCTTCCTCTTCGTCCCCCTCGGCACCGGAATCGCGGGGGCGATCGGCATCGCGGGCCGGGTGGAGGCGGGCGCGCACGGCTTCGCGGGCGAGATCGGCCACATCGTCGTGCGGCCCGGGGGCGCCCCGTGTCCGTGCGGTCAGGTCGGCTGCCTGGAGCGGTACGCCTCCGCGGCGGCGGTCAGTGCGGCCTGGGCGACGGCTTCGGGAGACCCCGACGCGGACGCCGCCGACTGCGCCAAGGCCGTCGCGTCCGGCGACCCGAACGCCGTTCGGGTCTGGCGGAGCGCGGTGGACGCCCTGGCCGACGGCCTGGTCACCGCACTCACCCTGCTGGACCCGCGCACCCTGATCATCGGCGGCGGCCTCGCGGAGGCGGGGGAGATCTTGTTCACACCGCTGCGGGAGGCCGTCCAGCGGCGGGTCACCTTCCAGAAACTGCCGCAGATTGTTCCAGCGGCCCTGGGCGACACCGCCGGTTGCCTCGGCGCCGGGCTACTGGCCTGGGATCTCCTCACCACCACTGACGGCATGGAGGTAACGGCCTGA
- the nagA gene encoding N-acetylglucosamine-6-phosphate deacetylase, whose product MLSGATVVLPTGTVPDGTLTIAGTRITAQAPQGDARLIDLTGHHVVPGFVDIHNHGGGGASFTSGTVEEILKGIHTHRRHGTTTLVASTVTNDMDSLAQRAGLLSELAEQGDIAGIHFEGPFISPCRKGAHSEELLRDPDPAEVRKLIDAARGSARMVTLATELPGGLDSVRLLAEHGVIAAIGHTDATYEQTVEAIDAGATVATHLFNAMPTLGHRTPGPIAALLEDERITVELINDGTHLHPASLQLAFHHAGANRVAFITDAMDAAGFGDGRYMLGPLEVEVSEGVARLVEGGSIAGSTLTLDRAFRRAVTVDGLPVEDVVTAISANPAKLLGMYDRTGSLEPGKDADLVILDHQFGLKGVMRRGEWVVDPQLG is encoded by the coding sequence GTGCTCTCCGGCGCCACCGTGGTTCTCCCCACCGGCACCGTGCCCGACGGCACTCTCACCATCGCCGGCACCCGCATCACCGCCCAAGCCCCGCAGGGCGACGCCCGGTTGATCGACCTCACCGGCCACCACGTGGTGCCCGGCTTCGTGGACATCCACAACCACGGCGGCGGCGGGGCCTCCTTCACCTCGGGCACGGTCGAGGAGATCCTCAAGGGCATCCACACCCACCGGCGGCACGGCACGACCACCCTCGTCGCCTCCACCGTCACCAACGACATGGACTCCCTCGCCCAACGCGCGGGCCTGCTGAGCGAACTCGCCGAGCAGGGCGACATCGCCGGCATCCACTTCGAGGGACCCTTCATCTCGCCGTGCCGCAAGGGTGCCCATTCCGAGGAACTGCTGCGTGACCCGGATCCGGCGGAGGTGCGCAAGCTGATCGACGCGGCGCGCGGCAGCGCCAGGATGGTCACGCTCGCCACCGAACTCCCCGGTGGCCTCGACTCCGTACGCCTCCTCGCCGAACACGGCGTCATCGCGGCGATCGGGCACACCGACGCGACGTACGAGCAGACGGTGGAGGCGATCGACGCGGGCGCCACGGTCGCGACCCACCTGTTCAACGCGATGCCGACCCTCGGTCACCGCACCCCCGGCCCGATCGCCGCCCTGCTTGAGGACGAGCGCATCACCGTCGAGCTGATCAACGACGGTACGCACCTGCACCCCGCCTCCCTCCAGCTGGCGTTCCATCACGCGGGCGCGAACCGGGTCGCCTTCATCACCGACGCGATGGACGCGGCCGGCTTCGGCGACGGCAGGTACATGCTCGGCCCGCTGGAGGTCGAGGTCAGCGAGGGCGTGGCACGGCTGGTGGAGGGCGGCTCGATCGCGGGCTCGACGCTCACCCTGGACCGCGCGTTCAGGCGGGCGGTGACCGTGGACGGGCTGCCGGTCGAGGACGTGGTGACGGCGATCTCGGCCAACCCGGCCAAGCTGCTCGGCATGTACGACAGGACCGGCTCCCTGGAACCCGGCAAGGACGCCGACCTGGTGATCCTTGACCATCAATTCGGCCTCAAGGGCGTGATGCGCCGAGGCGAATGGGTGGTCGATCCCCAACTGGGGTGA